In Nicotiana tabacum cultivar K326 chromosome 17, ASM71507v2, whole genome shotgun sequence, one DNA window encodes the following:
- the LOC142161736 gene encoding putative late blight resistance protein homolog R1B-16 isoform X1 produces the protein MKGREGTVTTMERGKEIEGEREKGKAIKLSGNQVSYDQADSILLEPWGGTGGSEWNYMLKSPIKEILIAHGDVIDSIMFKTIIEQGTTIDSPKFGGDGGQRDKVVIEATPLEYLTGIKGTFGRFYHHSVIKSLCFITNAKNYGPFGCEAGGTPFSLVMKEGVAIVGFHGRSGLYLDAIGVYLQKLAPPTSAKEPMVEDIEIRDVSFSTLRKDTLNVLDFIESLKNEEIQKAVDVDLTEKMVLELDFLLLNLHHLSKYHAEQLSPFMTEYEILQNVCGNIRDFHKLIVNGCVGHEIVEYVLPQFQLMAERVGRFLWPNQIGGHSRLFKLEHLFFEIIPTQLEVMHICFTNLNASTSAEVGHFIKQLLETSPDILREYLIHLQEHMINVITASTPGARNIHIMIEFLLIILTDVPKDFIHTGKLFEFLARVGALTRDVSAIARDLEEKSKNGESTNVTNSATLGLLENIELLKRELKDVYLKAPDSSQLCFPMSDGPLFMHLLLRHLNDLLNSNAYLVALIKEEIRLVKEDLEFIRSFFGNVEQELYKDLWAGILDMAYVTKDVIDSIIVRDNGLLHLIFSLPVAIEKINLIKEDVSNLFEKIPRNMGVIVVNSPNKPFERNSSIAGKIIVGFKEETYLIIRKLTSGPKTLDVISITGMPGSGKTTLAYKVYNDKSVFGHFDIRAWCTVDQKYDEMELLKKLFNQVTGSTLKFSENIDVADELRKYLFGKRYLIVLDDLWDTAAWDELTRPFPEVEKGSRVILTTREKKVAMHAQRHSDPLDLRLLRPEESWELLEKKVFGKESCPDELVDVGEEIVQNCKRLPLVVDLIAGVIARKEKKRSVWLEVRNNLNSFIFQKEEDVMKVIELSYDHLPDPLKSCLLYFASYRKDRAIPVELLKRFWRAEGFAEHTEMNSVEEVMDVYLDNLISSSLVISFNEIGKHTTCQIHDLVHDFCLIKAREEKLFDEISSSAPSSSSSYLMPRQMNIEYGQGHFGHNNFSLFDSKNKRHSGKHLYSLRITDHIYHDNNLLYDICHLTHFRLLRVLQLDNFFITANDSLLNKICTLVHLRYLYIRTEVKSLPSSFSNLWNLETLWVKNNGPPLVILPTIWNLVKLRVLGIADCSFFDLDTDEPILVAEDSKLVSLRLLRGLEVSYSKDTEDIFKRFPNLQELRFDLKESWDCSTGRYWFPKLDFLNELESLKVTFKSSNSNDSALSVATNRLWDFHFPSSVKMLCLCEFPLTSDLLSTIGRLSNLEQMYLKNAIIEGEEWNMGEEDTFQNLKCLTLQRVNLSKWEVREESFPALEKLRLRYCRKLKEIPPSFGDICSLKSIELVRCRRLESSAMKIKQDVEDMMGDIQVLVYN, from the exons ATGAAAGGAAGGGAAGGAACAGTTACAACAATGGAAAGAGGAAAAGAAATTGAAGGAGAAAGAGAGAAAGGGAAAGCAATCAAATTATCG GGAAATCAAGTGAGTTACGATCAAGCGGACTCAATATTGTTGGAGCCATGGGGAGGCACTGGTGGATCAGAATGGAATTACATGCTGAAAAGTCCTATTAAAGAAATATTGATTGCTCATGGAGATGTTATAGACTCCATCATGTTCAAAACCATTATTGAACAAGGTACTACCATCGACTCACCAAAGTTTGGTGGGGATGGTGGTCAAAGAGACAAG GTTGTTATTGAGGCGACTCCATTGGAATATTTAACAGGCATTAAGGGGACATTTGGACGTTTTTACCACCATTCGGTTATAAAATCTCTATGTTTTATAACTAATGCAAAGAATTATGGACCATTTGGGTGTGAGGCTGGTGGAACCCCATTTTCACTTGTGATGAAAGAAGGTGTAGCTATTGTGGGATTTCACGGGCGTTCTGGGTTGTACCTTGATGCTATTGGTGTTTATTTGCAGAAACTTGCTCCTCCCACTTCAGCAAAGGAACCTATGGTTGAAGACATTGAAATCCGTGAC GTGTCATTTTCTACCCTTCGCAAGGACACTCTCAATGTTCTGGATTTCATAGAGAGCTTAAAGAATGAAGAAATTCAAAAAGCTGTTGACGTGGATCTAACTGAAAAGATGGTATTGGAGCTGGACTTCCTCCTTCTGAATCTCCATCATCTTTCCAAGTATCATGCCGAACAACTTTCTCCATTCATGACTGAATATGAGATTCTTCAGAATGTATGTGGCAACATAAGAGATTTCCACAAGTTGATAGTGAATGGTTGCGTTGGACATGAGATTGTTGAATATGTCTTACCTCAGTTTCAACTAATGGCTGAGAGAGTAGGACGCTTCCTATGGCCTAATCAAATTGGTGGGCACTCTCGACTCTTCAAGCTAGAACATCTATTCTTTGAGATTATTCCAACTCAGTTGGAGGTTATGCACATATGTTTTACAAATTTGAACGCTTCAACATCAGCAGAAGTTGGACACTTTATTAAGCAGCTCCTAGAAACCTCTCCGGACATTCTTAGAGAATATCTGATTCATCTACAAGAGCACATGATAAATGTTATTACCGCTAGCACTCCAGGGGCTCGAAACATTCATATCATGATAGAGTTCCTATTAATCATTCTCACTGATGTGCCTAAGGACTTTATTCATACTGGCAAGTTGTTTGAATTCCTAGCACGTGTTGGAGCACTTACCAGGGACGTATCAGCTATTGCTCGCGACTTAGAAGAGAAATCAAAGAATGGAGAGAGTACCAATGTAACAAATAGTGCAACTCTAGGCTTGCTTGAAAATATTGAACTCCTGAAGAGAGAACTCAAAGATGTTTACTTGAAAGCCCCGGACTCATCTCAACTCTGCTTTCCCATGAGTGATGGACCCCTGTTCATGCATCTTCTACTTAGACACCTAAATGATTTGCTCAATTCCAATGCTTATTTAGTTGCTTTgataaaggaagaaatcaggctgGTGAAAGAAGATTTAGAATTCATAAGATCTTTCTTCGGGAATGTTGAGCAAGAATTGTATAAAGATCTCTGGGCAGGTATTTTAGATATGGCATACGTGACAAAAGATGTCATTGATTCAATTATTGTAAGAGATAATGGCCTCTTACATCTTATTTTCTCACTTCCCGTTGCCATAGAAAAGATCAATCTTATCAAAGAAGATGTCTCAAATTTATTTGAGAAGATTCCCAGGAACATGGGCGTCATTGTTGTAAACTCTCCCAACAAGCCATTTGAGCGCAATTCATCAATAGCTGGAAAAATAATCGTAGGTTTTAAAGAGGAGACATATTTGATAATTAGGAAGCTCACCAGTGGACCAAAAACGCTAGATGTCATTTCGATCACTGGTATGCCGGGTTCCGGTAAAACTACTTTGGCGTACAAAGTGTATAATGATAAGTcagtttttggtcattttgacaTCCGTGCATGGTGTACAGTCGATCAAAAGTATGACGAGATGGAGTTGCTGAAAAAACTATTTAATCAAGTTACTGGCTCAACTTTGAAATTCAGTGAGAATATTGATGTTGCTGATGAGCTACGAAAATATCTATTTGGAAAGAGGTACCTTATAGTCTTAGATGATTTGTGGGACACTGCAGCATGGGATGAGTTGACAAGACCTTTTCCTGAAGTTGAGAAAGGAAGTCGAGTTATTTTGACGACTCGAGAAAAGAAAGTGGCTATGCATGCACAACGCCACAGTGATCCTCTTGACCTTCGATTGCTAAGACCGGAAGAAAGTTGGGAGTTATTAGAGAAAAAGGTCTTTGGAAAAGAAAGTTGCCCTGATGAGCTAGTGGATGTTGGAGAAGAGATAGTCCAAAACTGTAAACGGCTTCCTTTGGTGGTTGATTTGATTGCTGGAGTCATTGcgaggaaggaaaagaaaaggagtgTGTGGCTTGAAGTTCGAAATAATTTGAATTCCTTCATTTTCCAGAAAGAAGAGGACGTGATGAAGGTTATAGAattaagttatgaccatttacCTGATCCCTTAAAGTCGTGCTTACTTTACTTTGCAAGTTATCGGAAGGACAGAGCAATTCCAGTCGAACTTTTGAAAAGATTCTGGCGTGCCGAAGGATTTGCGGAACACACAGAGATGAACAGTGTGGAAGAAGTGATGGATGTTTATTTGGATAATTTAATTTCCAGTAGCTTGGTAATTTCTTTCAACGAGATAGGTAAACACACGACTTGCCAAATTCATGATCTTGTGCATGACTTTTGTTTGATAAAAGCAAGAGAGGAAAAGTTGTTTGACGAGATAAGTTCAAGTGctccatcatcatcttcttcatatCTGATGCCACGTCAAATGAACATTGAATATGGTCAGGGGCACTTTGGGCATAACAATTTTTCCCTCTTCGATTCAAAAAATAAAAGGCATTCCGGTAAACACCTCTATTCTTTGAGGATAACTGACCACATATATCATGACAATAATCTTCTTTATGATATATGCCACCTAACACACTTCAGGCTTCTTAGAGTGTTGCAACTGGATAACTTTTTTATCACGGCGAATGATTCTTTGCTGAATAAAATATGCACATTGGTTCATTTGAGGTACTTATACATTCGGACAGAAGTTAAATCTCTGCCTTCGTCTTTTTCAAATCTCTGGAATCTGGAAACTCTGTGGGTGAAAAACAATGGACCCCCCTTGGTAATATTACCAACAATTTGGaatcttgtaaagttgcgagtgCTGGGCATAGCTGATTGTTCTTTCTTTGATTTGGATACAGATGAACCAATACTAGTAGCAGAGGACTCAAAGTTAGTGAGCTTGAGATTATTACGGGGACTCGAAGTTTCCTATTCAAAAGACACAGAGGATATTTTCAAAAGGTTTCCCAATCTTCAAGAGCTTCGATTTGATCTCAAGGAATCATGGGATTGTTCAACAGGGCGATATTGGTTCCCGAAATTGGACTTCCTAAATGAACTAGAATCTCTCAAAGTAACTTTTAAAAGTTCAAATTCAAATGATAGTGCGCTCTCTGTAGCGACAAATCGGCTTTGGGATTTTCACTTCCCTTCGAGTGTGAAAATGTTGTGTTTGTGTGAGTTTCCTCTGACATCCGATTTACTATCAACAATAGGAAGACTGTCCAACCTTGAACAGATGTACCTTAAAAACGCAATCATCGAGGGGGAGGAATGGAACATGGGGGAGGAAGACACATTCCAGAATCTCAAATGTTTGACCTTGCAGCGAGTGAATCTTTCTAAGTGGGAGGTTAGAGAGGAATCCTTTCCTGCGCTTGAGAAATTACGACTGCGGTACTGTCGTAAGCTTAAGGAGATTCCGCCTAGTTTTGGGGATATTTGTTCCTTAAAAAGTATCGAACTGGTGAGGTGCCGTCGACTTGAATCATCTGCTATGAAGATTAAGCAAGATGTTGAAGATATGATGGGGGATATTCAGGTCCTTGTTTATAACTGA
- the LOC142161736 gene encoding putative late blight resistance protein homolog R1A-3 isoform X3: protein MKGREGTVTTMERGKEIEGEREKGKAIKLSGNQVSYDQADSILLEPWGGTGGSEWNYMLKSPIKEILIAHGDVIDSIMFKTIIEQGTTIDSPKFGGDGGQRDKVSFSTLRKDTLNVLDFIESLKNEEIQKAVDVDLTEKMVLELDFLLLNLHHLSKYHAEQLSPFMTEYEILQNVCGNIRDFHKLIVNGCVGHEIVEYVLPQFQLMAERVGRFLWPNQIGGHSRLFKLEHLFFEIIPTQLEVMHICFTNLNASTSAEVGHFIKQLLETSPDILREYLIHLQEHMINVITASTPGARNIHIMIEFLLIILTDVPKDFIHTGKLFEFLARVGALTRDVSAIARDLEEKSKNGESTNVTNSATLGLLENIELLKRELKDVYLKAPDSSQLCFPMSDGPLFMHLLLRHLNDLLNSNAYLVALIKEEIRLVKEDLEFIRSFFGNVEQELYKDLWAGILDMAYVTKDVIDSIIVRDNGLLHLIFSLPVAIEKINLIKEDVSNLFEKIPRNMGVIVVNSPNKPFERNSSIAGKIIVGFKEETYLIIRKLTSGPKTLDVISITGMPGSGKTTLAYKVYNDKSVFGHFDIRAWCTVDQKYDEMELLKKLFNQVTGSTLKFSENIDVADELRKYLFGKRYLIVLDDLWDTAAWDELTRPFPEVEKGSRVILTTREKKVAMHAQRHSDPLDLRLLRPEESWELLEKKVFGKESCPDELVDVGEEIVQNCKRLPLVVDLIAGVIARKEKKRSVWLEVRNNLNSFIFQKEEDVMKVIELSYDHLPDPLKSCLLYFASYRKDRAIPVELLKRFWRAEGFAEHTEMNSVEEVMDVYLDNLISSSLVISFNEIGKHTTCQIHDLVHDFCLIKAREEKLFDEISSSAPSSSSSYLMPRQMNIEYGQGHFGHNNFSLFDSKNKRHSGKHLYSLRITDHIYHDNNLLYDICHLTHFRLLRVLQLDNFFITANDSLLNKICTLVHLRYLYIRTEVKSLPSSFSNLWNLETLWVKNNGPPLVILPTIWNLVKLRVLGIADCSFFDLDTDEPILVAEDSKLVSLRLLRGLEVSYSKDTEDIFKRFPNLQELRFDLKESWDCSTGRYWFPKLDFLNELESLKVTFKSSNSNDSALSVATNRLWDFHFPSSVKMLCLCEFPLTSDLLSTIGRLSNLEQMYLKNAIIEGEEWNMGEEDTFQNLKCLTLQRVNLSKWEVREESFPALEKLRLRYCRKLKEIPPSFGDICSLKSIELVRCRRLESSAMKIKQDVEDMMGDIQVLVYN from the exons ATGAAAGGAAGGGAAGGAACAGTTACAACAATGGAAAGAGGAAAAGAAATTGAAGGAGAAAGAGAGAAAGGGAAAGCAATCAAATTATCG GGAAATCAAGTGAGTTACGATCAAGCGGACTCAATATTGTTGGAGCCATGGGGAGGCACTGGTGGATCAGAATGGAATTACATGCTGAAAAGTCCTATTAAAGAAATATTGATTGCTCATGGAGATGTTATAGACTCCATCATGTTCAAAACCATTATTGAACAAGGTACTACCATCGACTCACCAAAGTTTGGTGGGGATGGTGGTCAAAGAGACAAG GTGTCATTTTCTACCCTTCGCAAGGACACTCTCAATGTTCTGGATTTCATAGAGAGCTTAAAGAATGAAGAAATTCAAAAAGCTGTTGACGTGGATCTAACTGAAAAGATGGTATTGGAGCTGGACTTCCTCCTTCTGAATCTCCATCATCTTTCCAAGTATCATGCCGAACAACTTTCTCCATTCATGACTGAATATGAGATTCTTCAGAATGTATGTGGCAACATAAGAGATTTCCACAAGTTGATAGTGAATGGTTGCGTTGGACATGAGATTGTTGAATATGTCTTACCTCAGTTTCAACTAATGGCTGAGAGAGTAGGACGCTTCCTATGGCCTAATCAAATTGGTGGGCACTCTCGACTCTTCAAGCTAGAACATCTATTCTTTGAGATTATTCCAACTCAGTTGGAGGTTATGCACATATGTTTTACAAATTTGAACGCTTCAACATCAGCAGAAGTTGGACACTTTATTAAGCAGCTCCTAGAAACCTCTCCGGACATTCTTAGAGAATATCTGATTCATCTACAAGAGCACATGATAAATGTTATTACCGCTAGCACTCCAGGGGCTCGAAACATTCATATCATGATAGAGTTCCTATTAATCATTCTCACTGATGTGCCTAAGGACTTTATTCATACTGGCAAGTTGTTTGAATTCCTAGCACGTGTTGGAGCACTTACCAGGGACGTATCAGCTATTGCTCGCGACTTAGAAGAGAAATCAAAGAATGGAGAGAGTACCAATGTAACAAATAGTGCAACTCTAGGCTTGCTTGAAAATATTGAACTCCTGAAGAGAGAACTCAAAGATGTTTACTTGAAAGCCCCGGACTCATCTCAACTCTGCTTTCCCATGAGTGATGGACCCCTGTTCATGCATCTTCTACTTAGACACCTAAATGATTTGCTCAATTCCAATGCTTATTTAGTTGCTTTgataaaggaagaaatcaggctgGTGAAAGAAGATTTAGAATTCATAAGATCTTTCTTCGGGAATGTTGAGCAAGAATTGTATAAAGATCTCTGGGCAGGTATTTTAGATATGGCATACGTGACAAAAGATGTCATTGATTCAATTATTGTAAGAGATAATGGCCTCTTACATCTTATTTTCTCACTTCCCGTTGCCATAGAAAAGATCAATCTTATCAAAGAAGATGTCTCAAATTTATTTGAGAAGATTCCCAGGAACATGGGCGTCATTGTTGTAAACTCTCCCAACAAGCCATTTGAGCGCAATTCATCAATAGCTGGAAAAATAATCGTAGGTTTTAAAGAGGAGACATATTTGATAATTAGGAAGCTCACCAGTGGACCAAAAACGCTAGATGTCATTTCGATCACTGGTATGCCGGGTTCCGGTAAAACTACTTTGGCGTACAAAGTGTATAATGATAAGTcagtttttggtcattttgacaTCCGTGCATGGTGTACAGTCGATCAAAAGTATGACGAGATGGAGTTGCTGAAAAAACTATTTAATCAAGTTACTGGCTCAACTTTGAAATTCAGTGAGAATATTGATGTTGCTGATGAGCTACGAAAATATCTATTTGGAAAGAGGTACCTTATAGTCTTAGATGATTTGTGGGACACTGCAGCATGGGATGAGTTGACAAGACCTTTTCCTGAAGTTGAGAAAGGAAGTCGAGTTATTTTGACGACTCGAGAAAAGAAAGTGGCTATGCATGCACAACGCCACAGTGATCCTCTTGACCTTCGATTGCTAAGACCGGAAGAAAGTTGGGAGTTATTAGAGAAAAAGGTCTTTGGAAAAGAAAGTTGCCCTGATGAGCTAGTGGATGTTGGAGAAGAGATAGTCCAAAACTGTAAACGGCTTCCTTTGGTGGTTGATTTGATTGCTGGAGTCATTGcgaggaaggaaaagaaaaggagtgTGTGGCTTGAAGTTCGAAATAATTTGAATTCCTTCATTTTCCAGAAAGAAGAGGACGTGATGAAGGTTATAGAattaagttatgaccatttacCTGATCCCTTAAAGTCGTGCTTACTTTACTTTGCAAGTTATCGGAAGGACAGAGCAATTCCAGTCGAACTTTTGAAAAGATTCTGGCGTGCCGAAGGATTTGCGGAACACACAGAGATGAACAGTGTGGAAGAAGTGATGGATGTTTATTTGGATAATTTAATTTCCAGTAGCTTGGTAATTTCTTTCAACGAGATAGGTAAACACACGACTTGCCAAATTCATGATCTTGTGCATGACTTTTGTTTGATAAAAGCAAGAGAGGAAAAGTTGTTTGACGAGATAAGTTCAAGTGctccatcatcatcttcttcatatCTGATGCCACGTCAAATGAACATTGAATATGGTCAGGGGCACTTTGGGCATAACAATTTTTCCCTCTTCGATTCAAAAAATAAAAGGCATTCCGGTAAACACCTCTATTCTTTGAGGATAACTGACCACATATATCATGACAATAATCTTCTTTATGATATATGCCACCTAACACACTTCAGGCTTCTTAGAGTGTTGCAACTGGATAACTTTTTTATCACGGCGAATGATTCTTTGCTGAATAAAATATGCACATTGGTTCATTTGAGGTACTTATACATTCGGACAGAAGTTAAATCTCTGCCTTCGTCTTTTTCAAATCTCTGGAATCTGGAAACTCTGTGGGTGAAAAACAATGGACCCCCCTTGGTAATATTACCAACAATTTGGaatcttgtaaagttgcgagtgCTGGGCATAGCTGATTGTTCTTTCTTTGATTTGGATACAGATGAACCAATACTAGTAGCAGAGGACTCAAAGTTAGTGAGCTTGAGATTATTACGGGGACTCGAAGTTTCCTATTCAAAAGACACAGAGGATATTTTCAAAAGGTTTCCCAATCTTCAAGAGCTTCGATTTGATCTCAAGGAATCATGGGATTGTTCAACAGGGCGATATTGGTTCCCGAAATTGGACTTCCTAAATGAACTAGAATCTCTCAAAGTAACTTTTAAAAGTTCAAATTCAAATGATAGTGCGCTCTCTGTAGCGACAAATCGGCTTTGGGATTTTCACTTCCCTTCGAGTGTGAAAATGTTGTGTTTGTGTGAGTTTCCTCTGACATCCGATTTACTATCAACAATAGGAAGACTGTCCAACCTTGAACAGATGTACCTTAAAAACGCAATCATCGAGGGGGAGGAATGGAACATGGGGGAGGAAGACACATTCCAGAATCTCAAATGTTTGACCTTGCAGCGAGTGAATCTTTCTAAGTGGGAGGTTAGAGAGGAATCCTTTCCTGCGCTTGAGAAATTACGACTGCGGTACTGTCGTAAGCTTAAGGAGATTCCGCCTAGTTTTGGGGATATTTGTTCCTTAAAAAGTATCGAACTGGTGAGGTGCCGTCGACTTGAATCATCTGCTATGAAGATTAAGCAAGATGTTGAAGATATGATGGGGGATATTCAGGTCCTTGTTTATAACTGA